The Frankiaceae bacterium genome includes a region encoding these proteins:
- a CDS encoding 2-oxoacid:acceptor oxidoreductase subunit alpha, whose product MTKTVSELDRVVIRFAGDSGDGMQLTGDRFTSATAAYGNDLATLPDYPAEIRAPAGSLAGVSGFQIHFSSEDITMPGDAPDVLVAMNPAALRSNIKDLPPGGTLIVNEDAFSERNMERVGYTTNPLDDGSLEAYTVYRVGLTSMTVKAVEGLPISKKEAERTKNMFALGLMSWMYGRPTDATEEWISAKFASKPNIKEANLKAFRAGWNFGETTEIFASSYVVRPQKALPGTYRNISGNTALAYGLVAASRLSGLPLFLGSYPITPASDILHELSKHKNFGVRTFQAEDEIAAAASALGAAFGGALAVTTTAGPGVALKAETISLAVSVELPLVIVNIQRGGPSTGLPTKTEQSDLFQAMYGRHGESPIPIVAAYSASDCFDAAIEACRIATKYRTPVFLLSDGFLANGAEPWLLPKQEDLPDLTVRFTEGPNHGDEFWPFLRDPETLARPWAVPGTPGLMHRIGGIEKADGTGHISYDPANHQLMSELRRDKVAGIAKDIPPLAVDDPSGNARILVLGWGSTWGGIRAACRRVRAQGIDVAQAHLKHLNPFPANTGDVLKAYDKVLIPEMNLGQLWTMIRATYLVDAQGLNKIQGRPFTASEIAEAITEMAR is encoded by the coding sequence ATGACCAAGACGGTCAGCGAGCTCGACCGCGTCGTCATCCGCTTCGCGGGTGACTCCGGCGACGGCATGCAGCTGACCGGTGACCGTTTCACGAGCGCGACCGCCGCCTACGGCAACGACCTCGCGACGCTCCCCGACTACCCGGCCGAGATCCGCGCGCCAGCCGGCTCGCTGGCGGGCGTCTCCGGGTTCCAGATCCACTTCTCGTCCGAGGACATCACGATGCCGGGCGACGCGCCCGACGTCCTCGTGGCGATGAACCCCGCGGCGTTGCGCAGCAACATCAAGGACCTGCCGCCGGGCGGCACGCTCATCGTCAACGAGGACGCGTTCAGCGAGCGCAACATGGAGCGCGTCGGCTACACGACCAACCCGCTCGACGACGGCAGCCTGGAGGCGTACACCGTCTACCGCGTCGGCCTCACGTCGATGACGGTGAAGGCGGTCGAGGGCCTCCCGATCAGCAAGAAGGAGGCCGAGCGGACGAAGAACATGTTCGCGCTCGGGCTCATGTCGTGGATGTACGGCCGCCCGACGGACGCCACCGAGGAGTGGATCTCGGCGAAGTTCGCGAGCAAGCCGAACATCAAGGAGGCCAACCTCAAGGCGTTCCGCGCGGGCTGGAACTTCGGCGAGACGACGGAGATCTTCGCGAGCTCGTACGTCGTCCGCCCGCAGAAGGCGTTGCCGGGCACGTACCGCAACATCAGCGGCAACACCGCCCTGGCGTACGGCCTCGTCGCGGCGTCGCGCCTCTCCGGGCTCCCGCTGTTCCTAGGCTCGTACCCGATCACGCCGGCGTCGGACATCCTGCACGAGCTGTCCAAGCACAAGAACTTCGGCGTCCGTACGTTCCAGGCCGAGGACGAGATCGCCGCCGCGGCGAGTGCGCTCGGTGCCGCGTTCGGCGGGGCGCTGGCCGTCACGACGACGGCGGGCCCCGGCGTCGCGCTCAAGGCGGAGACGATCTCGCTCGCCGTCTCCGTCGAGCTGCCGCTCGTCATCGTCAACATCCAGCGCGGCGGCCCCTCCACCGGCCTGCCGACGAAGACCGAGCAGAGCGACCTGTTCCAGGCGATGTACGGCCGCCACGGCGAGTCGCCCATCCCGATCGTCGCGGCATACTCCGCCAGCGACTGCTTCGACGCCGCGATCGAGGCGTGCCGGATCGCGACGAAGTACCGGACTCCGGTGTTCCTGCTCTCCGACGGCTTCCTCGCCAACGGCGCCGAGCCGTGGCTGCTGCCGAAGCAGGAGGACCTGCCCGACCTCACCGTGCGCTTCACGGAGGGGCCCAACCACGGCGACGAGTTCTGGCCGTTCCTCCGCGACCCGGAGACGCTGGCGCGGCCGTGGGCCGTGCCGGGCACGCCGGGGCTCATGCACCGCATCGGCGGCATCGAGAAGGCGGACGGCACCGGCCACATCTCGTACGACCCCGCCAACCACCAGCTCATGTCCGAGCTGCGCCGCGACAAGGTGGCGGGCATCGCCAAGGACATCCCGCCGCTCGCGGTCGACGACCCGTCGGGGAATGCCCGCATCCTCGTCCTCGGTTGGGGATCGACGTGGGGCGGCATCCGGGCCGCGTGCCGGCGCGTCCGCGCGCAGGGCATCGACGTCGCGCAGGCGCACCTCAAGCACCTCAACCCGTTCCCCGCCAACACGGGGGACGTCCTCAAGGCGTACGACAAGGTGCTGATCCCGGAGATGAACCTGGGCCAGCTCTGGACGATGATCCGCGCGACGTACCTCGTCGACGCGCAGGGGCTCAACAAGATCCAGGGACGCCCGTTCACGGCGTCCGAGATCGCCGAAGCGATTACGGAGATGGCGCGATGA
- a CDS encoding 2-oxoacid:ferredoxin oxidoreductase subunit beta, with the protein MTAVDEGTVALTKKDFTSDQEPRWCPGCGDYAILAAVQSLMPEFHRAPHEVVFVSGIGCSSRFPYYMNTYGFHTIHGRAPAVATGLAVTRPDLDVWVITGDGDALSIGGNHFVHLMRRNVNLKILLFNNQIYGLTKGQYSPTSELGKVTKSTPFGSVDHPFNPVSLAIGAEATFVARSLDVDKAHLTEVLRRAYQHRGTSFVEIYQNCNIFNDNAFLNITGRDTRDEFQIRLKHGEPIRFGADGERGVIMGTGGNCEVVDVADVGEGALLVHDEHSDNPGLAFALSRLAHGPSSATPIGIFRDVERTSYGEEMDRQVAAATATKGSGDLMALLNSADTWDVT; encoded by the coding sequence ATGACCGCGGTGGACGAGGGCACGGTCGCCCTCACCAAGAAGGACTTCACCAGCGACCAGGAGCCACGCTGGTGTCCCGGCTGCGGCGACTACGCGATCCTCGCGGCGGTCCAGTCGCTGATGCCGGAGTTCCACCGGGCGCCGCACGAGGTGGTGTTCGTCAGCGGCATCGGCTGCTCGAGCCGGTTCCCGTACTACATGAACACGTACGGCTTCCACACCATCCACGGCCGCGCGCCGGCGGTCGCGACCGGGCTCGCGGTGACGCGGCCCGACCTCGACGTGTGGGTCATCACCGGCGACGGCGACGCGCTGTCCATCGGCGGCAACCACTTCGTCCACCTGATGCGGCGCAACGTCAACCTCAAGATCCTGTTGTTCAACAACCAGATCTACGGCCTGACCAAGGGCCAGTACTCGCCGACGTCCGAGCTGGGCAAGGTCACGAAGTCGACGCCGTTCGGCTCGGTGGACCACCCGTTCAACCCGGTGTCTTTGGCGATTGGCGCCGAGGCGACGTTCGTCGCGCGTTCGCTCGACGTCGACAAGGCGCATCTCACCGAGGTGCTGCGGCGCGCGTACCAGCACCGGGGTACGTCGTTCGTCGAGATCTACCAGAACTGCAACATCTTCAACGACAACGCGTTCCTCAACATCACCGGCCGCGACACCCGCGACGAGTTCCAGATCCGCTTGAAGCACGGCGAGCCCATTCGTTTCGGCGCCGACGGCGAGCGCGGCGTGATCATGGGTACGGGCGGCAACTGCGAGGTCGTCGACGTCGCCGACGTGGGCGAGGGCGCGCTGCTCGTCCACGACGAGCACTCCGACAACCCGGGTCTTGCGTTCGCGCTGTCGCGGCTGGCGCACGGGCCTTCGAGCGCGACGCCGATCGGGATCTTCCGCGACGTCGAGCGGACGTCGTACGGCGAGGAGATGGACCGGCAGGTCGCCGCGGCGACGGCGACCAAGGGGTCCGGCGACCTCATGGCGCTGCTGAACAGCGCCGACACCTGGGACGTCACCTGA